TGAAATACCGAAGCTCGCTCGCGAAATCGCCAATGAATATTGCAACGGTCGCTGGATCGCTGTCGGCGGCGGTGGCTATGACCACTGGCGCGTGGTCCCAAGAGCTTGGGCACTTATTTGGCTCGAAATGAACAACATCCAAAACATCTCAGGTTATCTCCCTCCAGAATGGATTGACGCTTGGAAAGGACAAGCCGAAACAGAGCTTCCCCTCACATGGGAAGATCCAGACAACATGTATAAACCTATCCCCCGTAAACCAGAAATTGAAGAAAAGAATGCATTAACTGTAGCGAAATCCCTTGAAATTATTCGGAATAATATGACAAAATCTTTGTACTAAACAAAAAGGAGGCTCGTTTTGAATAGCCTCCTTTTATTTATTGTCGTTTTCTGTCGGTAAGTCGATATATTTCGAGAATCGCCGATATATCTTGAGATTCGCTGATATATTTTAATAATCGCTGATATATCTTGAGATTCGCTGATATATTTTAATAATCGCTGATATATTTTAATAATCGCTGATATATCTTGAGATTCGCTGATATATTTTATTTAATAATTAACTGGTCCAACTTTTATGAGAAAAGGGCGTGATATTATGTGGACACAACAAATGATCCCCACAAAACGCGGCACATTTGAACTATTTACAAAAGGAAATGGCGAACCGCTTTGTATTACACATCACTATTCACAATTTAATGAAACTGGCGATTACTTTGCGGATGTTTTCACTTCTACGCATCGTGTATTCCTCATTAATTTACGAGACGCTGGTAACTCTGTAAAAGCCAATTCAGAAAAAGAATTAAGTATGATTGAAACCGTTCACGACTTAGAAGCAATACGAGAAGCTTTACAACTCCCAACATGGCATTTCACTGGTCATTCAACAGGTGGTATGCTTGGACTTTTATATGCGATTACATATCCAAATCCCTTACAATCATTAGTCGTAGCGGGAGCCGCAGCAAGTAACTATACCGAAACACCATTTTGTATTTATAACCCAGCACATCTGCAGTTTCATTATATGCAACAACTCATCGAAAACTTAAAAAGCCCTGACCTTACAAATGAAGAACGAAAGGAACTCTCTACTAAGAGGACAAAATTATCTTTGTATAAACCTGAAAACTACAACTCTTATTTTTGTAAACCAATCAAAAAAACAATGTCTGTTAGCCGGATGAATGCTTTCTCTCACGAATATCCTTCATTTGATTTAAGAAAGTACTTACCTTCTATCAACATAAAAACGCTAATTATTTGCGGAAGGCACGATGTGCAGTGCCCAATTCAATATTCTATCGAAATGCATGAGGGCATTCGTAATTCTATTTTTGTGCCGTTTGAGGACAGTAACCATTATCCTTTTTTAGAAGAAGCCAGTCGGTTTACTTCTATTACTCAAGAATTTTTTGGGATTAAAAAGAAAATTAAGGACTCACAAAGGCAATAAGTCTAGGAAGAGAGAACAAGTTTATTAGTGCTGTTTTGCTAAAGGAGGAAAATAGGGTGAAAGAAAAATTATTAAGAGTTGGAACGACTTATATTCCAGTTACCAACGTAGAACTTTCTTCAAATTGGTATGTGAACAAATTGGGAGCAGAGTTGAACTTTAAAGACGAAGACAAAGCTATTATTAACTTTGCAAATCAAAGCTTTTTTCTAGTTAAATCCCAAGATAATCAAACCTTAAATTTTTTTGATTTTCACGGTGAAGAACGCTTTTCTATAACATTCGAAGTTAACGGATTACATGCTCTAGAATCAATTCATAGTGAATTTATTGAAAAGGAAATTCTAGTTGGAGAGATTGAAAACAGAGGGCATGCTGGGAAGAATTTTGTTTTTTATGATTTAGATGGCAATAAATTTGATGTTTGGAGTGAATTAAGTCCTATTTTCAAAGAAAAATACCTAATATAGAGTGATTTTTTACAATCAAACGTAAGTATTAAATAACATAGAAAGATACGAGGCTTATTCCATTAAAGCCTCGTTAATGAATATATTAACCTTCAAGAAAAATATTTCACTCTAGAAACAACTAAAAGAAGAACAAAAAAAACTACTAAACCTAAATCGATAAATACTGCCTTTTTATCTCCTTCTTTTAAACTTATCATAAAACTAGAAATTATTTTAATTGCAAAAAAGACCATCATAAAGAACCAACCGAAATGATCATTCGTAGAATCTTCATCATAAAACATTTGTATTGCACCAATAATTAATAAAATAAGTACGATATTAGTTCCAATCTTTAAAGCCTTGTTTGATTTATTATCTTTTGATGTATCTCCCAAAATGTAGCACACCCTCCCATGCTTTCCTATGTTTTATCTCTCTTTATATTTTAACACGAATTACCTATTATTCCCTTTTAATTCGAATAACATTAAAAACCTGCCAATAACTCGGCAGGTACATTACACGTTAAAGCGATAACCAGCTCCCCACACCGTTTCAATATATTGCGGGTGAGCAGGATCTCTTTCGATTTTTTCACGTAACTTTCTAATGTGAACAACGACAGTGGCTAAATCGCCAGCTGAGTCTAGTCCCCAAATACGTTCAAATAACTGTTCTTTATTTAATACTTGGTTTGGATGCGTTACAAAGAATGTTAATAAATCAAATTCCTTCGTTGTGAACGCGATTTCTTCATTGTTTATAAAAACTTTCCTCGCTCGTTGATCGATAGAAATTCCGTGAATATATAACGTATCACGTTGCTTACTTACATTTCCTGATAATCTTTCATAACGGGCAATATGTGCTTTTACTCGCGCGACTAATTCGCTTGGGCTAAACGGTTTCGTTATATAATCATCCGCTCCTAATCCGAGTCCGCGAATTTTATCTATATCTTCTTTTTTTGCTGAAACAAGTAAAATCGGAATATCTTTTACAGCACGTATTTGTTTACAAATTTCGAATCCGTTCATTTTCGGGAGCATAATATCTAAAATAATTAAATCATAATCTTCTTGCAGGGCTATTTGTAAACCTGTTTCTCCTGAATGCTCTACATCAACTTGGAAATCATTAATTTCTAAATAATCTCGCTGTAATTCTGCAATACTTACTTCATCTTCTATTAGTAAAATTCTTTTCAATTTACTCACCACATTCCTGTACTTTTTTCAATGTGAAGAAAATGCTCGTGCCTTTCCCAAGCTCGCTTTCCGCCCAAATATTCCCGCCATGCTCTTCAACAATTTGCTTCGCGATCGCTAAGCCAAGTCCACTTCCACCTGTACTAGAATTTCGCGATTGCTCTGCACGATAAAAACGTTCAAAAATGTAGGGAAGTGTATCCGATTCAATACCTGATCCGTTGTCCATCACTTTCACAATCACTTTATTATTATCATTCAATACTGTTACAGTAATTTTCTTCTCTTCTTTATCCATGTATTTCACACTATTATGAATTAAATTTGATATCACTCTATTTATCTTTTCGCAATCAGCCGTTACATATAGTGGTGATGCATGTAATTGTAAGTTAACTTCTATACCTTCCTTACTTAAATCCATCTGCATCTCTTCTATTAATTCTTGCATAAACATATTTAATTCAACCGTTTCAAACTGAAAGGGAACTCGATTCAAATCGAGCTTTGAAAATAAAAATAGTTCGTCAATCAGTGTATCCATATGTCTTGCTTTCGTATGGATAGTTGTTAAGTACTTATCCATTTTTTCTGGCGTATTTGCGACCCCGTCCTTTATTCCTTCTACATATCCAATAATAGATGTAATCGGTGTCTTTAGATCATGAGATATATTGGAAATGAGCTCTTTTCGATTTTCTTCATACTGCGTTTGTACTTCAATCGATTCTTTTAACTTCTTCCTCATTCCCTCAAATCCTTGATTTAATTGCCCGATTTCATCGTGCGATGTAACTGGAATTTGAAAATCTAAATTTCCTTCTTTAATTTTCTCAGTCGCATCTTTCAATACAAAGATTGGTTTTATTACACTTCTTGAGACGAGGTAACTTAATAATCCAATAAGCAAAATGGCTAACAGTAAAAGTGATACGAACAAAATCGGAAATAATTTTTGTGTAAGATCGACAAATGAACTTTGCTTTTTTAATACAAATATACTCCCCTCTTCTTCCTGAGGAAAATAAAAATCAAATTTTACATATCGATAAAAGGTATCGCCTAGTTCCGTTGTACCACGACTATTAATATTTGCTGATTCAAATTTCGGAAGAGCTTCTTTTAAAGGTACACTTTCAAATATTTTTGTAGCATAAGAAATGGTTTCTCCCTTTCTTACAACTATTTTCACACCTTCTTTTTCAAGCGATGAAACGAACGATTCATCTAATAATTGAGATTGATGTTGCTTTGCCGCTAATTTTAATTCAAGATAGGCATTCTCTTCTTCTGGCGTAAGCGGCTTTTGAATATAAGAACTTTTATAGAAATTTTTCACTGATTCCAAGTCTCCTGTTATGGAAAAAACAATTAAAAATCCCGCGACTAATATGAGCGTAATGGAAACGAGAATAACAGCAATATAAGAAAATAAAAACCTTGTTTTAATAGACATCATTTACATCCTCACTTTCCCCCGCTATTTGTGGGCAATAAGACTCCCACCTCAAAATCCGGCGAATGCGAGGGAGCTAGGTGGGAGTCGGACTGCCGGTAAACGCCCGATTGGTGAAGGCTAATAATCAGTGGGGGATGAACCCCTCCCCACTGATTAAAGTTTCACTTTACCCACCCTTCATATTCATAAGCATAAAAATATATGTTCAAATACTCAAGTGATTTTATAGTAATTTTAGCTTCAGTTTATAAAAATTTAATGTTCTTATTTTACAGTTGAAATTAGGAGGTTGAAATTCCATGTTCAAAAAAACATTAAGCATGATCTGTTGCGTAATTTTTTTGCAAGGATGCTCGCAAGAACAAGAAGTTACAAAGGAGATGACAACCATGGAAACAGCGTTACTAACAGCTACTGAGAAACAGGAAACAAACACTGTTATATCGTTACTCAAAAAAGGGGCTGACATAAATATAACGGACAATAAAGGACGTACTCCTCTTATGATTGCTACATACAAAAATGATATAAAAACCGCAAAAACGCTTATCAAAGCCGGCGCTGACGTAAATATCCAAGATGATATGAAAAACAATCCATTTCTATACGCCGGTGCGGAAGGTTACTTAGACATTTTAAAACTAACGATTGATGCTGGTGCGGATCCAGCGCTTACGAATCGGTACGGCGGAACAGCTCTTATTCCCGCATCAGAACACGGATATATTGATGTTATAAAAGAACTCCTTAACCGAACAAATATCGATGTAAACCATGTAAATAACCTCGGATGGACAGCTTTAATGGAAGCCATCGTACTAAGTAACGGAGATGAAACACAGCAACAAGTCATTCGCCTTCTTATCGAGCACGGTGCTGATGTAAATATTCCAGACAACGATGGTGTTATCCCGCTAGAACACGCTCGCGCTCATAACTTTGAAGCGATAGAGAAGATTTTATTAGAAGGACGTAAGTAAAAAGCTATTTTTTGCCTTCCTCCCCCACCCTATGCTACATTTAACCCGTTACATTAATATTAATAGGGTGGGAATAAACATGAACAAACCTAAAATTGGGATGATTGGACTTGGAAGTATTGCACAAAAAGCCTATCTTCCAACACTTACAAAAGAAACAGATTGGGATTTTGTAGGGGCGTTTACACCTAACGCGGAGAAAAGGAAACAAGTTTGCCAGCAATACCGTATTCAAGACTTTCATTCTATGGAAACATTAGCTTCTGAATGTGATGCAATTTTCGTTCATAGTTCAACTGCTACACATTATGAAATCGTTTCTGAACTTCTGAAAAAAGGCATCGATGTTTATGTTGATAAGCCGCTAGCAGCTACAGTGGAACAAGCTGAGAAACTAGTCGAGTTGAGCGAGAAGTATAATCGAAAGTTAATGGTCGGATTTAATCGCCGATTCGTTCCTATGTACGTTGCTGCCAAAGAGCAAGCTAATGATATTTCATGGATTCGAATTGAAAAGCACCGCACAAATAAAGTGGGGCCATATTCGTACGACTTTACTATGTTAGATGATTACTTACATATTGTAGATACTGCTCGCTGGTTAGCTAATGATGACCTTAACGTCGTTCACAATATGATGCAAATCAATGAAAAAAATGAACTTCTTTACGGGCATCATACATATACAACTGCAAATGGACTATTACTTTCTACAGCGATGCATCGCCATGCAGGTACAAATTTAGAACAAATTGAACTTGTAACAACAGGTAAAATCATTCGCGTAAAAAATATGAACACATTTGAAGTTGAGCAGGAAAATTCAGTTTCACAGATTGGTTCACCATCATGGGACACGACGCTAAAACAGCGTGGTTTTGAAGATGCGGTTCACCATTTTATCGAATGTGTACAAGGTAATACAAGGCCGGTTATAGATGGATTAGAAGGGTTAAAAACACAGCAATTGCTCCAATCTCTACTGCAAGCTGTAAGCAAAAATTAAAACGGATACATTTTTCAGAATTTACTTTCATTCCCATTTCCTCTTTATTTCTATCACAAATTTCTATAGAATATGTTGATAGGAATTATAAATTTCATAATGAATCGTGGAAAGGATGGGATTGACACATGTGGAACGAGTTTAAAAAATTCGCGTTCAAAGGGAATGTAATCGATTTAGCTGTCGGGGTTGTAATCGGTGCTGCATTCGGTAAAATCGTTAGTTCTTTAGTAAAAGATATCATCACACCATTACTTGGTATGGTATTAGGTGGCGTTGACTTTACAGATTTAAAAATTTCATTCGGTAAATCATCTATTATGTATGGTAACTTCATCCAAACTATTTTTGATTTCTTAATTATTGCAGCTGCTATCTTTATGTTTGTTAAAGTTTTCAACAAACTAACATCTAAAAGAGAAGAAGAGGAAGAAAAGACAGAAGAAATTCCAGAACCAACAAAAGAAGAAGTTCTTCTTGGCGAAATTCGCGACTTACTAAAACAACAAAACTCTTCTAAAGATAGAGCATAATTGAACGGATAAAAGGCATGCCCCTTAGGGACATGCCTTTTTTTATGCTATAACGTTTCCGAATTCATATGAATAAATATAATAATACCTGCAACCATAAGTACCATAATGCTACCTGCAAATAGTGTAATACCGATAAACATTAAACTCGTACTTACATCTATCGAAATACTTTCAGTAAAAATTGAAATTACATACGTGATAAGGGCGATTCCTGCAAGAATACTTCCTGGAACAAATCGCTTTAAGCCATTTTGTTTTAACGTCATATATGCAAAAATAGCGGTCATACAAAGCGTAATTATCCAAAGAACGATCATCTCTTTTCCCCCCTCACAAGCCTTTTCTTTCTATTATACATGACATTGCCCTATAATAGGTGAATTTGCACTTATGTGACATATAACAAGGAATCTCCCCCACTGTAGCGAAAGCATTACAACATACACTTACACAATAAGGAGGCTTTCATTTGGAATACACTACCACATGCAATTTGGAACTAGCCGAACGATTCGATTATGTTACGATTGACTTAGAAAAACAGTTTTTTTGCATCGAAGTTGTAAATTTACAAAGCAATACAGCTGTACTAAAAATATCAATTAACTTGAAAAAAAATGAAACAATGATAAAGGGAAATATAGTTCAGTACGATACTTTGTACATAGACGCATTATTACAAGGATTAAAATGTATTGCTCAAACATGTATTGATCGCAAGTTAAAAAACCAAGAGGAACTGTTCGCATTTTTAGAAGAAAATTAGTTCCAACAAAAAAAGTTTTTTTCTTTTTATTGATATATACAAATTCTATTTATAAGGCGTGTTCATAATGATTTGGATTTCACTAATTGTATTAGCCTATTTCATCATTCTCGTCCCAACACAGTATAACTACATTAAAATGCTCAAAGAAAAACAGAAAAAAATGAACGTCTCACAAAATGAACTATACGATAAAATGTCTTATGAAGGATCTCAAGTACATTACCATTATCAAAGTTACGTATTTACCCTACCTGCTTCACTTGTCGCAAATATTGTTTACAAATTAAAACATTCAGCATAAGGAGGTTCTCACATATGTACGCTGTAAAATTATTGTTTGAATCTGTTCATTCAGGTGAGCCTGATCCTAGTAAAATGGATGAGCATTATGAAGAGAATCACGATACGCTTTTTGAAGAAAGTATTATTCTCGTTAAAGCAAACAGTTTAGAAGAAGCTCATGAGCTAGGAGAAAAGGTAGCTATACAATCTGTAGATACGTACGATAATATGTACGATCAGCAAGTAACGTGGAAATTTCGAAAAGTGCTTCATGTTTTCGAGTTAGACGATACGCCATTTGATACAGGAAAAGAATTGTACGCAAGATTTTTACATGTTAAGAAAAATGAAACTGTAGATACAGTAGTAAAAAAATACTACCCTGAATATGAATAAAAGCTCACAGCAATCGCTGTGAGCTTTTTTATTCTTACTTCGTTGAATCTCTAAATTGGATACGGTGAGGTAAGATAACAGTGTGATCTTCCACTTTTTCTTTGTTCATATACTTTGTTAATAGACGCATTGCTACTGCACCGATATCATACATTGGTTGTACAACTGTTGAAAGCTGTGGACGTACCATTAATGCAAGGCGTGTGTTATCAAAGCCAAGCACTTCTACATCAGTTGGTACGTTTAATCCAGCGTCTTGTGCTGCATGGATTACACCTAGTGCCATTTCATCAGAAGATACGAAGATTGCTGTTGGCTTTTCATCACTGCTCCAAAGCTTTTCAAATGCTTCGATACCTGAATCATATGTGTAATCTCCATCGATTACAAGATTTTCATCATATGAAATACTTGCTTCTTCTAAAGCTTTTTTATAACCTTGTAACTTCTTCGCGCTTCCTGCTTTATCAATGAAAGGACCAGAGACGAAACCGATACGTTTATGTCCTTGCTCAATAAAGTGCTTCATTGCATCGTAAGCTGCTTGTGTATAATCAATATTTACTGATGGCGTTTCATTTTGCTCATCAAATGATGCTGCTAATACAATCGGTACTGGAGATTTTTTGAATTCTTCAATGTGAACATCTGTAATATCTTCACCCATGAAAACAATCCCGTCCACTTGTTTCCCAAGCATCGTATTTAATAAGTGGAACTCTTTCTCTTTGTTTTGATCAGAGTTACTTAAAATGATGTTATATTTGTACATTGTTGCGATATCTTCAATTCCACGAGCAAGTTCTGCATAAAACGTATTTGAGATATCAGGAATAATAACACCCACTGTAGTTGTTTTCTTACTTGCTAGTCCACGTGCTACCGCATTTGGGCGGTATCCTAAACGATCAATTGCTTCTAATACTTTCTTTCTTGTTGTAGGCTTTACATTTGGGTTACCGTTCACAACACGTGATACGGTAGCCATTGAAACATTTGCTTCACGAGCTACATCATAGATTGTTACGTTCATCTCTTCGCACACTCCTTCTATTTATGTTATCTATTTTTATGTATCGGTTCACTTGAATGAAAAAAAGACATCAACTCTATTTGCAGATGCCAACAATCGTCCCGAGTTCTTCCTTTTACTAATGATACGATAAAAACGCAGGCTCATACAATATTTTCCCGCAAAAGTTTCGAAAAAATTCGCTTCTTTTCTCGTATTTTCGTATTTTTTATGCAAAAAAGGGCAATTTTTGTAAAAAGTCTATGTAACAAAGCCTACATAGACTAAAAAATCTTTTTATAATTTACTTCCGAATGCTTTTAATTCTTTCATAAACTCATTGAATTCTGGAATATCCATTTGTTGTGCTGCATCTGATAATGCAACTGCTGGGTCCGGATGTACTTCAGCCATAATAGCATCAGCACCAATTGCCATAGCAGCTTTTGCAGCTGGTAATAGAAGGTCACGTCGCCCTGTAGAATGCGTTACATCGACAACGACAGGTAAATGTGTTTCTTTCTTTAAAATTGGCACAGCGGAAATATCAAGCGTATTACGCGTTGCTGTTTCATATGTGCGAATACCTCGTTCACATAAAATGATATTACCGTTCCCCTCTGCCATAATATATTCTGCCGCATTAATAAATTCTTCAATTGTTGCGGATAAACCACGCTTTAATAATATCGGCTTATTTACAGCACCAGCTGCTTTTAATAGCTCGAAGTTTTGCATGTTGCGAGCGCCAATTTGAATAACATCAACATAATCTAATGCCATTTCAATATCATTCGGATTTAAAATTTCACTAATAACAGCTAAATCATATTCATCTGCAACTTGGTGTAAAATTTGCAATCCTTCTAATCCAAGACCTTGAAAATCATATGGAGATGTACGAGGCTTGAAAGCACCACCACGCATTAGTTTCAGACCTTGCTCTTTCATTGCTTCTGCAACTTGGCGTACTTGTTCATAACTTTCTACAGCACATGGTCCCATAATAAAATGTTGGTTTCCATCGCCAATTTTC
This genomic interval from Bacillus cereus contains the following:
- a CDS encoding response regulator transcription factor, producing the protein MKRILLIEDEVSIAELQRDYLEINDFQVDVEHSGETGLQIALQEDYDLIILDIMLPKMNGFEICKQIRAVKDIPILLVSAKKEDIDKIRGLGLGADDYITKPFSPSELVARVKAHIARYERLSGNVSKQRDTLYIHGISIDQRARKVFINNEEIAFTTKEFDLLTFFVTHPNQVLNKEQLFERIWGLDSAGDLATVVVHIRKLREKIERDPAHPQYIETVWGAGYRFNV
- a CDS encoding ankyrin repeat domain-containing protein gives rise to the protein MFKKTLSMICCVIFLQGCSQEQEVTKEMTTMETALLTATEKQETNTVISLLKKGADINITDNKGRTPLMIATYKNDIKTAKTLIKAGADVNIQDDMKNNPFLYAGAEGYLDILKLTIDAGADPALTNRYGGTALIPASEHGYIDVIKELLNRTNIDVNHVNNLGWTALMEAIVLSNGDETQQQVIRLLIEHGADVNIPDNDGVIPLEHARAHNFEAIEKILLEGRK
- a CDS encoding Gfo/Idh/MocA family protein encodes the protein MNKPKIGMIGLGSIAQKAYLPTLTKETDWDFVGAFTPNAEKRKQVCQQYRIQDFHSMETLASECDAIFVHSSTATHYEIVSELLKKGIDVYVDKPLAATVEQAEKLVELSEKYNRKLMVGFNRRFVPMYVAAKEQANDISWIRIEKHRTNKVGPYSYDFTMLDDYLHIVDTARWLANDDLNVVHNMMQINEKNELLYGHHTYTTANGLLLSTAMHRHAGTNLEQIELVTTGKIIRVKNMNTFEVEQENSVSQIGSPSWDTTLKQRGFEDAVHHFIECVQGNTRPVIDGLEGLKTQQLLQSLLQAVSKN
- a CDS encoding DUF3917 domain-containing protein; protein product: MIVLWIITLCMTAIFAYMTLKQNGLKRFVPGSILAGIALITYVISIFTESISIDVSTSLMFIGITLFAGSIMVLMVAGIIIFIHMNSETL
- a CDS encoding VOC family protein; this translates as MKEKLLRVGTTYIPVTNVELSSNWYVNKLGAELNFKDEDKAIINFANQSFFLVKSQDNQTLNFFDFHGEERFSITFEVNGLHALESIHSEFIEKEILVGEIENRGHAGKNFVFYDLDGNKFDVWSELSPIFKEKYLI
- a CDS encoding sensor histidine kinase; the protein is MSIKTRFLFSYIAVILVSITLILVAGFLIVFSITGDLESVKNFYKSSYIQKPLTPEEENAYLELKLAAKQHQSQLLDESFVSSLEKEGVKIVVRKGETISYATKIFESVPLKEALPKFESANINSRGTTELGDTFYRYVKFDFYFPQEEEGSIFVLKKQSSFVDLTQKLFPILFVSLLLLAILLIGLLSYLVSRSVIKPIFVLKDATEKIKEGNLDFQIPVTSHDEIGQLNQGFEGMRKKLKESIEVQTQYEENRKELISNISHDLKTPITSIIGYVEGIKDGVANTPEKMDKYLTTIHTKARHMDTLIDELFLFSKLDLNRVPFQFETVELNMFMQELIEEMQMDLSKEGIEVNLQLHASPLYVTADCEKINRVISNLIHNSVKYMDKEEKKITVTVLNDNNKVIVKVMDNGSGIESDTLPYIFERFYRAEQSRNSSTGGSGLGLAIAKQIVEEHGGNIWAESELGKGTSIFFTLKKVQECGE
- a CDS encoding bifunctional 3-deoxy-7-phosphoheptulonate synthase/chorismate mutase; translation: MASQELDRLRSSIDQINLQLLELLNERGRLVQEVGNLKEVQGVKRFDPVREREMLNLLAENNNGPFETSTLQHIFKQIFQAGLELQEDDHRKALLVSRKKKAEDTIVEINGEKIGDGNQHFIMGPCAVESYEQVRQVAEAMKEQGLKLMRGGAFKPRTSPYDFQGLGLEGLQILHQVADEYDLAVISEILNPNDIEMALDYVDVIQIGARNMQNFELLKAAGAVNKPILLKRGLSATIEEFINAAEYIMAEGNGNIILCERGIRTYETATRNTLDISAVPILKKETHLPVVVDVTHSTGRRDLLLPAAKAAMAIGADAIMAEVHPDPAVALSDAAQQMDIPEFNEFMKELKAFGSKL
- a CDS encoding DUF3949 domain-containing protein; the encoded protein is MIWISLIVLAYFIILVPTQYNYIKMLKEKQKKMNVSQNELYDKMSYEGSQVHYHYQSYVFTLPASLVANIVYKLKHSA
- the ccpA gene encoding catabolite control protein A, with the translated sequence MNVTIYDVAREANVSMATVSRVVNGNPNVKPTTRKKVLEAIDRLGYRPNAVARGLASKKTTTVGVIIPDISNTFYAELARGIEDIATMYKYNIILSNSDQNKEKEFHLLNTMLGKQVDGIVFMGEDITDVHIEEFKKSPVPIVLAASFDEQNETPSVNIDYTQAAYDAMKHFIEQGHKRIGFVSGPFIDKAGSAKKLQGYKKALEEASISYDENLVIDGDYTYDSGIEAFEKLWSSDEKPTAIFVSSDEMALGVIHAAQDAGLNVPTDVEVLGFDNTRLALMVRPQLSTVVQPMYDIGAVAMRLLTKYMNKEKVEDHTVILPHRIQFRDSTK
- a CDS encoding alpha/beta fold hydrolase; its protein translation is MRKGRDIMWTQQMIPTKRGTFELFTKGNGEPLCITHHYSQFNETGDYFADVFTSTHRVFLINLRDAGNSVKANSEKELSMIETVHDLEAIREALQLPTWHFTGHSTGGMLGLLYAITYPNPLQSLVVAGAAASNYTETPFCIYNPAHLQFHYMQQLIENLKSPDLTNEERKELSTKRTKLSLYKPENYNSYFCKPIKKTMSVSRMNAFSHEYPSFDLRKYLPSINIKTLIICGRHDVQCPIQYSIEMHEGIRNSIFVPFEDSNHYPFLEEASRFTSITQEFFGIKKKIKDSQRQ
- the mscL gene encoding large-conductance mechanosensitive channel protein MscL; protein product: MWNEFKKFAFKGNVIDLAVGVVIGAAFGKIVSSLVKDIITPLLGMVLGGVDFTDLKISFGKSSIMYGNFIQTIFDFLIIAAAIFMFVKVFNKLTSKREEEEEKTEEIPEPTKEEVLLGEIRDLLKQQNSSKDRA
- a CDS encoding DUF4288 domain-containing protein; translation: MYAVKLLFESVHSGEPDPSKMDEHYEENHDTLFEESIILVKANSLEEAHELGEKVAIQSVDTYDNMYDQQVTWKFRKVLHVFELDDTPFDTGKELYARFLHVKKNETVDTVVKKYYPEYE